From Lawsonia intracellularis PHE/MN1-00, the proteins below share one genomic window:
- the rpiB gene encoding ribose 5-phosphate isomerase B, translated as MLKVYIASDHAGFSLKNTLIEQLQDNDYIVRDLGPMTSEPCDYPLYAQYVCEQVLDEIGSFGILICGTGIGMSMAANRIKGIRAALCTSEFQARATRLHNNANILCLGERVIGKSIAIEIVNIFLTTPFEGGRHLQRIASFD; from the coding sequence GTGCTAAAAGTTTACATTGCTTCTGATCATGCAGGATTTTCTTTAAAAAATACTCTTATAGAGCAATTGCAAGATAACGATTATATAGTAAGAGATTTAGGTCCAATGACATCTGAACCTTGTGATTACCCTTTATATGCTCAATATGTTTGTGAACAAGTATTAGATGAAATAGGCAGTTTTGGTATTTTAATTTGTGGAACAGGTATAGGTATGAGTATGGCTGCTAACCGTATAAAAGGTATTAGAGCAGCACTATGTACTTCTGAGTTCCAAGCAAGAGCAACACGTCTACATAATAATGCTAATATATTATGTTTAGGTGAACGTGTAATAGGTAAAAGCATTGCAATAGAGATTGTTAATATTTTTTTGACAACACCATTTGAGGGTGGACGACATCTTCAGCGTATTGCTTCATTTGATTAA
- a CDS encoding tetratricopeptide repeat protein: protein MNVIQFVHNVLRQWPLVQLLLSIGLILFPLQACVAKNSQHNTIHWNLTPEAQVTYGILLLEQSIRIGDKSGVLEAMSILVKHSPAPQFFTDSAAWFLLEKDPITARNILEQGIQLFPDEFGFYLLLADCWLEEGYPVKALESLQAYQLRHPKSDLVRQELAILYLKTENYKEAVDIFSSLPKNYYNAFIRYCYAQSLAALGRSSEAMSQLKLAVQENPEFLEAWFETGKLLEKTGNYSEAIKVYLDLLDKDSGNQSVRLHLISTMLSLKKPDQALKYITESSENYSFCLTAVTLFLENKFYTQAELLLKQIKERPEAAGDINVILYILGAIEYECYKNYDKALTLLEEASSKDKYYINTLLLRVQIFYSLNKINQAMQLLHQGQEAAPLEQELWTTEVQLLLNKKEYNKALIVISKGLELFPEEKTLLFLKGVAINGLGKKSESLELMEQLISRYPDYPEVLNFVGYCLIEDKRDIDRALSLIKRADSLIPNRAYIVDSLAWAFFAKGEIKKAWVEINRAVSLEDSNDPTIWEHYGDIAQAIGKKKDAKIGWEKAIKLQPQDVEAIQKKLQGL, encoded by the coding sequence ATGAACGTGATACAATTTGTTCATAATGTATTAAGGCAATGGCCACTGGTACAATTGCTCTTGAGTATAGGTTTAATCCTATTCCCACTACAAGCTTGTGTTGCTAAAAATTCACAACATAACACTATTCATTGGAATCTTACTCCAGAAGCCCAAGTAACATATGGCATTCTATTGCTTGAACAATCGATTAGGATTGGAGATAAGAGCGGTGTTCTTGAGGCAATGAGTATTTTGGTGAAACATAGCCCAGCGCCACAATTCTTTACAGATAGTGCCGCATGGTTTCTTTTAGAGAAAGATCCTATTACAGCAAGAAATATTTTAGAACAGGGGATACAGTTATTTCCTGATGAGTTTGGATTTTATCTACTACTTGCTGATTGCTGGCTTGAAGAAGGTTATCCAGTAAAAGCTTTGGAGTCTCTTCAAGCATATCAATTACGTCATCCAAAGTCAGATTTAGTGAGACAGGAACTAGCAATACTTTATCTTAAGACAGAAAATTATAAAGAGGCAGTAGATATTTTTTCTTCTTTGCCAAAGAATTATTACAATGCGTTTATTCGATATTGCTATGCTCAGTCCTTAGCAGCATTAGGTCGTTCATCTGAAGCTATGAGTCAGCTGAAGTTAGCTGTGCAAGAAAACCCTGAATTTCTTGAAGCATGGTTTGAAACAGGTAAGCTATTAGAAAAAACAGGCAATTATTCTGAAGCAATTAAAGTATATCTTGACTTGCTAGATAAAGACTCTGGTAACCAGAGTGTACGGCTACATCTTATTAGTACAATGTTATCACTAAAGAAGCCTGATCAGGCTTTAAAATATATAACAGAAAGTTCAGAGAATTACAGCTTTTGTTTGACTGCTGTTACATTATTTCTTGAAAATAAATTTTATACTCAAGCAGAGCTATTACTTAAACAAATAAAAGAGCGCCCAGAAGCAGCAGGTGACATAAATGTTATACTTTATATCCTTGGAGCTATTGAGTATGAATGTTATAAAAATTATGACAAAGCATTAACATTGCTTGAAGAGGCTAGTAGTAAGGATAAGTATTATATTAATACATTATTATTGCGTGTACAAATTTTTTACAGTTTGAATAAAATAAATCAAGCAATGCAGTTACTACATCAAGGGCAAGAAGCAGCTCCATTAGAACAAGAGCTATGGACAACAGAAGTTCAGTTGTTGCTTAATAAAAAAGAGTATAATAAAGCCCTTATTGTTATTAGTAAAGGATTAGAATTGTTTCCTGAGGAGAAAACACTTCTTTTTTTGAAAGGTGTAGCTATAAATGGATTAGGAAAAAAGTCTGAATCATTAGAGCTTATGGAACAACTTATTTCTCGTTATCCTGATTATCCTGAAGTTTTAAACTTTGTAGGATATTGTTTAATTGAAGATAAACGTGATATAGATCGTGCACTTTCATTGATTAAAAGAGCTGATAGTCTTATACCAAACCGTGCTTATATTGTAGATTCTCTTGCTTGGGCATTTTTTGCAAAAGGAGAGATAAAAAAAGCTTGGGTAGAAATTAATAGAGCTGTGAGTCTTGAAGATAGTAATGATCCCACTATTTGGGAACATTATGGAGACATTGCTCAAGCTATAGGAAAAAAGAAGGATGCTAAAATAGGTTGGGAAAAAGCTATAAAACTTCAGCCACAAGATGTAGAAGCAATACAAAAGAAGTTGCAAGGACTGTAA
- a CDS encoding RNA polymerase sigma factor RpoD/SigA, producing MNYDIQSPFLLDKSISEQSFCSKKRKNDDTYKASSSKVEYEKIKRNSKEESEIEDPDTEMDDTLLSSSEDLLCDLIEDSELDEMGFETVVSSQVTLSTTTATRDSLQLYLREVSRFPMLKPEEELRLAQDVQKKGCSKAAFRLISSHLRLVVKIAMDFQRRWMQNVLDLIQEGNVGLMRAVNKFDPDKGIKFSYYAAFWIRAYILKFIMDNWRMVKIGTTQAQRKLFYNLNRERQKLLAEGFDPDTSSLALRLGVGEEQIIEMQQRLDASDMSLDVTVGEETGNASRIDFLPAINPGIEESLAGQEIAILLQDRIKDILPLLSEKEVYILHNRLLTDDPVTLREIGEKYSVTRERVRQLEARLLQKLRTHLSRQIGDFSEEWIGH from the coding sequence ATGAATTACGATATACAATCTCCTTTTTTACTTGACAAAAGTATTTCAGAGCAATCTTTTTGCAGTAAAAAAAGGAAAAATGATGACACATATAAAGCTAGCTCAAGCAAAGTTGAATATGAAAAGATAAAAAGAAATAGTAAAGAAGAAAGTGAAATTGAAGACCCAGATACTGAAATGGATGATACTTTATTAAGTAGTAGTGAAGATCTTCTTTGTGATCTTATAGAAGATAGTGAGCTTGATGAAATGGGTTTTGAAACTGTAGTGTCTTCTCAAGTGACACTGTCTACAACAACGGCTACAAGAGATTCTTTACAGCTTTACTTAAGAGAGGTCAGTCGCTTTCCTATGTTAAAACCTGAAGAAGAACTTAGGTTAGCGCAGGATGTACAGAAAAAAGGTTGTAGTAAGGCTGCATTCCGTTTGATTTCTTCACATTTACGTCTTGTGGTTAAGATAGCAATGGACTTTCAACGTCGTTGGATGCAAAATGTATTGGATCTTATTCAAGAAGGTAATGTTGGCCTTATGCGAGCTGTGAATAAGTTTGATCCTGATAAGGGTATTAAGTTTTCTTATTATGCAGCATTTTGGATTCGTGCATATATTCTTAAGTTTATTATGGATAATTGGAGAATGGTAAAGATTGGAACAACACAGGCACAACGAAAATTGTTTTATAATCTTAATCGTGAGAGACAAAAACTCCTTGCTGAAGGTTTTGATCCAGATACATCCTCACTTGCATTACGCTTAGGTGTTGGTGAAGAACAAATTATTGAGATGCAACAACGACTAGATGCATCAGATATGTCATTGGATGTAACTGTTGGTGAAGAGACAGGAAATGCATCACGTATAGATTTTTTACCAGCAATTAACCCTGGGATCGAAGAGAGTCTTGCTGGTCAAGAAATAGCTATACTTCTTCAAGATAGGATAAAAGATATATTACCCTTACTTTCAGAAAAAGAAGTGTATATTCTTCATAATAGATTACTTACAGATGATCCTGTAACACTTCGAGAAATTGGTGAAAAATACAGTGTAACCCGTGAAAGAGTGAGACAACTAGAAGCACGTTTATTACAAAAGCTACGTACACATTTATCTCGTCAAATAGGTGATTTTTCAGAAGAGTGGATAGGCCATTAA
- a CDS encoding TlpA family protein disulfide reductase, whose protein sequence is MYTIRTIFLYTLFIALTHISLAHAEEIKTIQGKELAYFISQNKGKPIFITVFATWCPACRQEMPGIIATQQKYSKEQVTFIGISLDDNVENLQNYIKQSKITFPVYIAGSTIPSMFSITAIPHNIIYDKKGTLVMNKAGALSANELNTMLNKYIK, encoded by the coding sequence ATGTATACTATTCGTACTATTTTTCTATATACATTATTTATTGCTTTAACCCATATTTCGTTAGCACATGCTGAAGAAATAAAGACTATCCAAGGGAAAGAACTAGCTTATTTCATTTCACAAAATAAAGGAAAACCTATTTTCATAACAGTTTTTGCAACATGGTGTCCTGCCTGTAGACAAGAAATGCCTGGGATTATTGCTACACAACAAAAATATTCTAAAGAACAAGTAACATTTATTGGTATTTCACTTGATGATAATGTAGAAAACTTACAAAATTATATAAAACAATCAAAAATTACCTTTCCTGTATATATTGCTGGCTCAACAATTCCTTCAATGTTCTCCATCACAGCAATACCACACAATATTATTTATGATAAGAAAGGGACTCTTGTAATGAATAAGGCTGGGGCTCTTTCAGCGAATGAATTAAATACTATGCTAAATAAGTATATCAAATAA
- a CDS encoding DUF3426 domain-containing protein, which yields MIVTCPNCLTKFNFPDSQGRPNTKLRCSVCKHIFPLIQEEQKLSFNTVNSSKSSSGGEKKKKWSSTKKLLLLFILLTLTAGIYAWYTYPQLKDVVQHFLFSEKKEEPTDLISLIALRDVVQYNINNEKLGNISVIEGKVVNGFSDPRELIRLEASLYDKNGKLLVSKEQLAGTSVSLFQLQVLGEQELERALTNKIDILANNTNIPPKGEVPFMIVFYNPPDNAAEFGVKVIDARLPPK from the coding sequence ATGATTGTTACCTGTCCAAACTGCCTAACAAAATTCAATTTTCCTGATAGTCAAGGACGCCCTAACACAAAATTGCGCTGTTCTGTTTGTAAACATATTTTTCCTCTTATACAAGAAGAGCAAAAACTTAGCTTCAATACTGTTAACTCTTCCAAATCTTCAAGTGGAGGGGAAAAGAAAAAAAAATGGAGCTCCACAAAAAAATTACTTCTGCTTTTCATACTCCTAACTCTAACTGCAGGTATTTATGCCTGGTACACATACCCCCAACTAAAAGATGTTGTTCAACATTTTCTCTTTTCAGAAAAAAAAGAAGAACCTACTGACTTAATAAGCCTTATTGCTCTTCGTGATGTTGTCCAATACAATATTAATAATGAAAAATTAGGAAATATTTCTGTTATAGAAGGAAAAGTTGTTAATGGATTTTCTGATCCTAGAGAATTAATTAGACTAGAAGCTTCTCTTTATGACAAAAATGGAAAACTCCTTGTATCAAAAGAACAACTTGCAGGGACTAGTGTATCACTTTTTCAATTACAAGTCCTTGGCGAACAAGAACTTGAACGTGCCCTTACAAATAAAATTGATATCCTTGCTAACAATACGAATATCCCTCCAAAAGGTGAAGTTCCTTTTATGATAGTTTTTTATAATCCCCCAGACAATGCTGCTGAATTTGGTGTTAAAGTTATTGACGCACGCTTACCTCCTAAATAA
- the radA gene encoding DNA repair protein RadA gives MAKPREVYICIECGAQFPQWHGQCLTCKTWNTLKIHNAPSTTAQKIYKKLKPIPIGRVETSTYQPFSTGIKVLDHILGKGLVPSSALLIGGEPGIGKSTLLLQLAGATATLGKIVLYVSGEESLPQIKARAERLTVLHDNLLSMATSQVEDILPLLNTSEAPDLLLIDSVQTLTSSNAEGLPGNVSQVRAVATELVEACKQGKTTVIFIGHVTKDGTLAGPRLLEHLVDTVISLEGDRRHIFRLLRVIKNRFGPNQELLIFQMAQHGLEPVADPSTYFLGARDPSLSGTAVVMTIDSQRPLAVEVQALVTKSYLAIPRRTGLGFDVNRLHLILAVLEKRLRLNFSNVDIYVKIGGGIKLQEPGIDLALVAAILSSFYDVPLPERSVFWGEVDLNGQIRPVGSHSIRLSQASKLGYNPIFYPKHEQSGLATVMELQQSLLKKKN, from the coding sequence ATGGCTAAACCTCGAGAAGTCTATATCTGCATTGAATGTGGAGCACAATTCCCCCAATGGCATGGGCAATGTCTTACTTGTAAAACTTGGAATACACTAAAAATACACAATGCACCTTCTACAACCGCTCAAAAAATATATAAAAAACTAAAACCTATACCAATTGGTCGTGTTGAAACCTCTACCTATCAACCATTCAGTACTGGGATTAAAGTATTAGATCATATTCTTGGGAAAGGACTTGTGCCTAGTAGCGCTCTACTTATTGGTGGAGAACCTGGGATAGGCAAATCTACACTATTACTTCAACTTGCTGGAGCTACAGCAACATTAGGGAAAATCGTTCTTTATGTTAGTGGTGAAGAATCACTACCACAAATAAAAGCTCGTGCTGAAAGATTAACTGTCCTTCATGATAATCTTTTATCTATGGCAACATCTCAAGTTGAAGATATCCTTCCTCTACTTAATACATCTGAAGCTCCAGACTTACTTCTTATAGATTCCGTACAAACACTTACTTCAAGTAATGCAGAAGGATTACCTGGCAATGTTAGCCAAGTAAGAGCAGTAGCAACTGAACTTGTTGAAGCATGTAAACAAGGAAAAACAACAGTTATCTTTATAGGTCATGTAACTAAAGACGGTACCCTAGCAGGTCCACGTCTACTAGAACACCTTGTTGATACAGTTATCTCTCTTGAAGGAGATCGAAGACATATATTTCGACTATTACGAGTTATAAAAAATCGATTTGGACCTAACCAAGAACTTTTAATTTTTCAAATGGCTCAACATGGTCTTGAACCTGTTGCTGACCCTTCCACTTATTTTTTAGGTGCAAGAGATCCTAGTTTAAGTGGAACAGCTGTTGTTATGACTATTGATAGCCAAAGACCATTAGCCGTAGAGGTACAAGCACTTGTTACAAAAAGCTATCTTGCTATCCCACGCCGAACAGGCTTAGGCTTTGATGTTAATCGACTACATTTAATTCTTGCTGTTTTAGAAAAACGTCTTCGATTAAATTTTAGTAATGTTGATATTTATGTAAAAATAGGAGGTGGAATAAAACTCCAAGAACCAGGAATAGACTTAGCCCTTGTTGCTGCTATTCTCTCTTCCTTCTATGATGTTCCTTTACCTGAACGTTCTGTATTCTGGGGAGAAGTAGATCTAAATGGTCAAATACGACCTGTTGGCTCTCATTCTATCCGGCTTTCACAAGCTTCTAAACTAGGATATAATCCTATTTTTTACCCTAAGCATGAACAAAGTGGATTAGCAACTGTCATGGAACTTCAACAATCATTATTAAAAAAAAAAAATTAA
- a CDS encoding ATP-dependent Clp protease adaptor ClpS yields the protein MTQSSYNPIEQEGSPELLLQEKIRRPKMYQVLLHNDNYTTMEFVVSILMKIFRKTMEQATSIMLSVHRKGIGVAGVYTRELAETKVNTTHMLAREAGFPLRCTLQEVDE from the coding sequence ATGACTCAATCATCTTATAATCCGATAGAACAAGAAGGTAGCCCTGAATTACTACTTCAGGAAAAGATAAGGCGTCCTAAGATGTACCAAGTTTTGCTACATAACGATAATTATACCACAATGGAATTTGTTGTTTCTATTCTAATGAAAATATTTCGCAAAACAATGGAACAAGCTACTTCTATTATGCTCTCAGTTCATAGGAAAGGTATTGGTGTTGCTGGTGTTTATACACGTGAACTAGCTGAAACTAAAGTTAATACAACACATATGTTAGCAAGAGAGGCAGGATTTCCCCTCCGTTGCACGCTTCAGGAGGTAGACGAATGA
- the clpA gene encoding ATP-dependent Clp protease ATP-binding subunit ClpA — MIGKEMQDVINIAITEVNKRHHEYLTLEHLLYGIVSETTGQKIIESCGGNTESIRAQLEQFFSTYLDTLDEAIPESEIPQTLAIQRVLENTIAHIHSSGRTQIEVGDVLAALLEEEESWAAYCLKKQGVTRIAVLEFISYGLPHSELGNDDFVKKAEESSEEKNPLTKYTIELTQKARNGEIDPLVGRDMEISRTIEVLARRKKNNPLYVGDPGTGKTAIAEGLALRIISGNVPEEFTSSLIFSLDMGALLAGARYRGDFEGRIKSVLSELSKQPKAILFIDEIHTIIGAGSTNGSAVDAANLLKPILTSGKLRCIGSTTHEEFRNHFVKDRALARRFQRIDIHEPSQDDCIAILKGLQSRYEKHHKVKYTPAALHTAVKLSARHITDRMLPDKAIDVLDEAGAAVHLRAGNKSKVLVTRQDIEKVISRMTGIPIKTVSGKEKDRLKNLKKDLSSHIYGQNEAIDKVTKAIFRSRAGLNRGNRPSGSFLFYGPTGVGKTELAKQIAEKLNIAFLRFDMSEYMEKHSVARLIGSPPGYVGFEQGGLLTEAVKKTPYCVVLLDEIEKAHPDIYNILLQVMDYGTLTDNTGRKTDFHNVILIMTSNAGAREMGITNMGFVSDDTNTISHKGRKAVESVFSPEFRNRLDAIVPFNNLSPELMNHIVEKNIKELTKGLAEKRVSVMLSSEAKKWLAQKGYDKKLGARPLQRLLRESLEDQLAEEILFGKLVKGGRVTVKPPLEEDSKLVVMLE; from the coding sequence ATGATTGGGAAAGAAATGCAAGATGTTATCAATATTGCTATTACTGAGGTTAATAAACGCCATCATGAATATCTAACCCTAGAACATCTTTTATATGGCATTGTATCCGAAACAACAGGCCAAAAAATTATTGAAAGTTGCGGTGGCAATACTGAATCTATTCGTGCACAACTTGAACAATTTTTTTCTACTTACTTAGATACACTTGATGAAGCAATACCAGAAAGCGAAATTCCACAAACATTAGCCATACAACGTGTTCTTGAAAATACCATAGCTCATATCCACTCTTCAGGACGTACACAAATAGAAGTTGGAGATGTACTTGCTGCCTTATTAGAGGAAGAAGAATCATGGGCTGCTTACTGTCTAAAAAAACAAGGAGTCACCCGTATTGCTGTGTTAGAATTTATTTCTTATGGACTTCCACACAGTGAACTTGGCAATGATGACTTTGTCAAAAAAGCAGAAGAAAGCTCTGAAGAAAAAAATCCATTAACAAAATATACAATTGAACTCACACAAAAAGCTCGAAATGGTGAAATTGATCCTCTTGTAGGTCGAGATATGGAAATCTCTCGTACAATTGAAGTCCTTGCCCGTCGGAAAAAAAATAATCCTCTATATGTGGGAGATCCTGGCACAGGAAAAACAGCTATTGCAGAAGGACTTGCGTTACGCATTATCTCTGGAAATGTTCCTGAAGAATTTACATCGTCACTTATCTTTTCTTTAGATATGGGAGCACTGCTTGCTGGAGCTCGTTACCGTGGAGACTTTGAAGGACGTATTAAATCTGTTCTTTCTGAGCTATCAAAACAACCAAAAGCTATATTATTTATAGATGAGATACATACCATTATAGGTGCAGGCTCGACAAATGGAAGTGCTGTGGATGCTGCTAACTTACTAAAACCAATATTAACAAGTGGTAAGTTACGCTGTATTGGCTCAACTACACATGAAGAGTTTCGTAACCACTTTGTCAAAGATCGAGCTCTTGCTCGAAGGTTTCAACGAATTGATATTCATGAACCATCTCAAGATGACTGTATTGCTATACTTAAAGGATTACAATCACGTTATGAAAAGCATCATAAAGTGAAATATACACCAGCAGCGTTACATACAGCTGTAAAACTATCCGCCAGACATATTACAGATCGGATGCTACCAGACAAAGCTATTGATGTCCTTGATGAAGCAGGTGCAGCCGTACACTTACGAGCAGGCAATAAATCAAAAGTATTAGTTACTAGACAAGATATAGAGAAAGTTATTTCTCGTATGACGGGTATTCCTATAAAAACAGTCTCTGGAAAAGAAAAAGATAGATTAAAAAATCTTAAAAAAGATTTATCTTCACATATTTATGGTCAAAATGAAGCTATCGATAAAGTAACTAAAGCTATATTCCGCTCAAGAGCAGGACTCAATAGAGGAAACCGTCCTTCAGGATCCTTTTTATTTTATGGACCTACAGGTGTAGGAAAAACAGAATTAGCTAAACAAATTGCAGAAAAACTTAATATTGCTTTTCTTAGATTTGATATGAGTGAGTACATGGAAAAACATTCTGTTGCTCGACTCATTGGTTCTCCTCCAGGTTATGTAGGTTTTGAACAAGGGGGACTTTTAACAGAGGCTGTGAAAAAAACACCTTATTGTGTAGTTTTACTTGATGAAATAGAAAAGGCACATCCAGATATTTATAATATTTTATTACAAGTTATGGATTATGGAACACTAACAGATAATACTGGTCGTAAAACAGACTTCCATAATGTTATATTAATCATGACTTCAAATGCTGGCGCAAGGGAAATGGGAATAACAAATATGGGATTTGTATCAGATGATACAAATACAATATCTCATAAAGGACGCAAAGCAGTAGAAAGTGTTTTTAGTCCTGAATTTCGTAACAGATTAGATGCAATAGTACCCTTTAATAACCTTTCTCCTGAATTAATGAACCATATTGTTGAAAAAAATATAAAAGAACTTACAAAAGGTCTTGCAGAAAAACGTGTTTCTGTCATGTTATCTTCTGAAGCAAAAAAATGGCTTGCCCAAAAAGGTTATGACAAAAAATTGGGAGCAAGGCCATTACAACGGCTATTAAGGGAATCTCTTGAAGATCAACTTGCAGAAGAAATTCTTTTTGGAAAATTAGTCAAAGGTGGACGTGTTACTGTAAAACCACCACTTGAAGAAGACAGTAAGCTTGTTGTTATGCTTGAATAA
- the aat gene encoding leucyl/phenylalanyl-tRNA--protein transferase, translating to MLSALSNDPMYFPPLETAFDNGLLAYGGDLSPQRLLSAYTKGIFPWYDNNSPILWWSPDPRCILLPENFRIPKTIQRELKKCTFSVTINNAFTEVITACATLPRTKQKGTWITQDMKMAYIQLHKLGFSHSIEVWDNSTLVGGLYGVALGKAFFGESMFHIAPHASKLALVWLAQYLWSYNFDFIDCQMPTTHIMRYGATLISRNEFLTRLTIAVTTGTSQASTKEAL from the coding sequence ATGCTCTCTGCTCTTTCCAATGATCCTATGTATTTTCCTCCTCTTGAAACAGCCTTTGACAATGGACTACTGGCTTATGGAGGTGATCTTTCCCCTCAACGGTTATTATCTGCATATACAAAAGGAATTTTCCCCTGGTATGACAATAACTCACCTATTCTCTGGTGGTCTCCTGATCCTCGATGTATTTTACTACCTGAAAACTTTCGAATTCCTAAGACTATACAGCGTGAACTTAAAAAATGTACTTTTTCTGTTACAATAAATAACGCCTTCACAGAAGTCATTACAGCTTGTGCAACTCTACCTAGAACAAAACAAAAAGGCACATGGATTACACAAGATATGAAGATGGCATATATCCAACTACATAAACTAGGATTTTCTCATTCTATAGAAGTTTGGGATAATTCTACTCTTGTAGGAGGATTATATGGTGTAGCATTAGGGAAAGCATTTTTTGGTGAATCAATGTTTCACATTGCTCCACATGCCTCAAAACTTGCGTTAGTATGGCTTGCACAATACCTGTGGTCATATAATTTTGATTTTATCGACTGTCAAATGCCTACTACACATATAATGAGATATGGCGCAACACTCATTTCTCGTAATGAATTTCTTACTCGACTGACAATTGCTGTTACTACTGGAACAAGTCAGGCTTCCACAAAAGAAGCCCTATAA
- a CDS encoding histone deacetylase yields the protein MFPNVQHKLGVVFFPAFDWAISPTHPEREERLLYTQDQLYEEGIFDIPGIQEYQPSLSTYCDIESVHFCLPNVGAVCSNSHLASAGGAIHASKLVLTGEVERAFAIIRPPGHHAMRVTYGNRGFCNINIEAVMVEHIRQTYKKQKIAIVDTDCHHGDGTQDIYWNDPNVLFISLHQDGRTTYPGTGFLEEVGGPAALGKTVNIPLPPGTGNEGYLYAMEHVVLPILDEFQPDIIINSAGQDNHYTDPLTNMYLTAEGYACMTQMLKPDIAVLEGGYSIQGALPYVNLGICLALAGLPFSYLQEPDLDKVDICQPKRVTETIKKVCEQALSQYFYPPVKPYDGQQDGCWWVRNRTIYYDTDMIHDTQYERIRLCKTCNGLTAIETKSTCLDEALCLLFPRGACSSCCSEAESLKRQWVQTRNSNILEINPNKS from the coding sequence ATGTTTCCAAATGTTCAACATAAACTTGGCGTTGTTTTTTTCCCTGCTTTTGATTGGGCTATTAGTCCAACTCATCCTGAGCGTGAAGAGCGATTGTTGTATACACAAGATCAACTCTATGAAGAGGGAATATTTGATATTCCTGGTATACAAGAATATCAACCTAGTCTCTCAACATATTGTGATATAGAAAGTGTTCATTTTTGTTTGCCAAATGTAGGAGCAGTTTGTTCAAATTCTCACTTAGCTTCAGCTGGAGGAGCTATTCATGCTAGTAAATTGGTACTGACAGGAGAGGTTGAACGAGCTTTTGCTATTATACGTCCTCCAGGTCATCATGCTATGAGGGTAACATATGGTAATAGAGGTTTCTGTAATATTAATATTGAAGCAGTAATGGTTGAACATATACGGCAGACATATAAGAAACAAAAAATTGCTATTGTAGACACTGATTGCCACCATGGAGATGGGACACAAGATATTTATTGGAATGATCCTAATGTCCTTTTTATTTCATTACATCAAGATGGTCGTACAACTTATCCAGGGACAGGGTTTTTAGAAGAGGTAGGAGGACCTGCAGCACTGGGAAAAACCGTGAACATCCCTCTTCCTCCAGGAACAGGGAATGAGGGGTATTTATATGCTATGGAGCATGTTGTGTTACCTATTTTAGATGAATTTCAGCCTGATATTATTATTAACTCAGCTGGTCAGGATAACCACTATACAGATCCTTTGACAAATATGTATCTTACAGCTGAAGGGTATGCATGTATGACCCAAATGTTGAAACCAGATATTGCTGTATTAGAAGGTGGTTATTCCATACAGGGTGCTTTGCCTTATGTGAATTTAGGTATTTGTCTTGCATTGGCAGGGTTACCTTTTTCTTATTTACAAGAACCTGATCTTGATAAAGTAGATATTTGTCAACCTAAAAGAGTTACAGAAACAATAAAAAAGGTGTGTGAACAAGCTCTGAGTCAGTATTTTTATCCACCAGTAAAACCTTATGATGGCCAACAAGATGGTTGTTGGTGGGTTCGAAATAGGACTATATATTATGACACAGATATGATACATGATACTCAATATGAACGTATACGTTTATGTAAAACTTGTAATGGTTTGACAGCAATAGAAACAAAATCTACCTGTCTAGATGAAGCTCTTTGTCTTTTGTTTCCTAGAGGAGCATGCTCAAGTTGTTGTAGTGAGGCTGAGTCTTTGAAGAGGCAGTGGGTTCAAACAAGAAACTCTAACATACTAGAGATTAATCCAAATAAAAGCTAA